One part of the Thermanaeromonas sp. C210 genome encodes these proteins:
- a CDS encoding BMC domain-containing protein: MRNQALGIIEVRGLAAAVAAADTAAKTAAVTILGYEPTKGSGLVVLTISGEVSAVETALEAAREQAAKVSTVFASRIIAKPHDDLGRYCGL; this comes from the coding sequence ATGCGGAATCAGGCACTCGGTATCATAGAGGTTCGCGGCCTGGCGGCTGCGGTGGCCGCTGCCGATACCGCTGCGAAGACGGCGGCCGTAACCATCCTCGGGTACGAACCCACCAAGGGCAGCGGGCTGGTGGTTCTAACAATCAGCGGCGAGGTCAGCGCCGTGGAGACGGCCCTTGAAGCTGCCAGGGAGCAGGCCGCCAAGGTCAGCACCGTTTTTGCCAGTCGGATCATTGCCAAGCCGCATGACGATTTGGGACGGTATTGCGGCCTTTAG
- a CDS encoding EutN/CcmL family microcompartment protein — MFIAEVTGTVVATRKHESLTGTKLLLIRPLDGGRRGQTLVAVDAVGAGKGEVVLVTTGSGARLGLGVPHAPVDMTIVGIVDKVEGDVKGFPR, encoded by the coding sequence ATGTTTATTGCCGAAGTAACCGGTACGGTAGTGGCCACCCGCAAACACGAAAGCCTGACCGGGACTAAGCTCCTGCTCATCCGGCCCCTGGATGGGGGTCGCCGGGGGCAGACTCTCGTGGCGGTGGACGCCGTGGGCGCTGGCAAGGGTGAAGTGGTCCTGGTGACTACGGGCAGCGGCGCCAGGCTAGGGCTGGGTGTCCCCCATGCCCCGGTGGACATGACCATAGTAGGTATTGTGGATAAGGTTGAGGGGGATGTCAAAGGCTTCCCACGGTAA
- a CDS encoding BMC domain-containing protein translates to MGVAIGLIEVKSIARGLMVADGCLKAAPVEVKIRTTCPGKSLIVISGEIGAVASAVEHGVKIGGVTVVDSLILGNLHPDVLTALAGAAPGVAAGALGVLETFSVTAAIRAADTAAKAAVVQLLDIRPAFGLGGKGVVIIGGGVAAVQAAVEAASRPLKEEGELVDAVVIPGPHPGVWEQLV, encoded by the coding sequence ATGGGAGTCGCCATCGGCCTCATCGAAGTGAAAAGCATCGCCCGGGGTTTAATGGTCGCCGACGGTTGCCTTAAGGCGGCGCCGGTAGAAGTAAAGATACGTACCACGTGTCCCGGTAAAAGCCTCATTGTCATAAGCGGCGAAATCGGTGCCGTGGCCAGTGCCGTGGAGCATGGCGTGAAGATAGGCGGGGTAACGGTGGTCGACAGCTTAATCCTGGGTAACCTCCATCCGGATGTCCTTACCGCCCTGGCCGGGGCGGCGCCAGGCGTAGCCGCAGGTGCCCTGGGCGTCCTCGAGACCTTCAGCGTTACGGCGGCCATCAGGGCTGCAGATACGGCTGCTAAAGCTGCCGTGGTTCAACTGCTTGATATCCGTCCGGCCTTCGGCCTCGGAGGGAAAGGAGTGGTAATCATCGGCGGCGGCGTGGCTGCAGTTCAGGCGGCCGTAGAAGCAGCGTCCCGACCCTTAAAGGAGGAAGGAGAACTGGTAGATGCCGTCGTTATTCCCGGTCCCCACCCGGGGGTCTGGGAACAGCTGGTGTAA
- a CDS encoding BMC domain-containing protein, whose amino-acid sequence MSALGLIETKGLVAAIEAADAMLKAAGVELVGMEKIGSGLVTVMVSGEVGAVKAATEAGGAAAARLGEVIAVHVIPRPHSDVARILPGEKSPSAKGVD is encoded by the coding sequence ATGAGCGCTTTAGGCCTTATCGAAACTAAGGGTTTGGTGGCGGCCATAGAGGCGGCCGATGCTATGCTTAAGGCCGCCGGTGTGGAGCTGGTGGGCATGGAAAAGATCGGTTCGGGCCTGGTCACCGTTATGGTGTCCGGTGAGGTGGGTGCGGTCAAGGCTGCCACCGAGGCTGGCGGCGCAGCTGCCGCGCGGCTGGGGGAAGTCATCGCCGTCCACGTCATCCCGCGTCCCCACAGCGACGTGGCGCGCATACTGCCCGGGGAAAAGTCCCCTTCGGCCAAGGGGGTAGATTAG
- the pduL gene encoding phosphate propanoyltransferase, with protein sequence MSNAALVELITREVLAELEARRGRNLARTAPASMAKRVPVAVSARHVHLAQREIDILFGPGYQLTKRNDLYQPGEFAANEVVTLVGPKLRPLTNVRVLGPVRDRTQVEISRTDAIYLGIAAPVRRSGDLAGSAPITLVGPKGSVTLPEGAIIANRHIHMSPVDAARWGLKDNDEVTVRTVDAERPTIFGGVQVRVSPKFRLVMHIDTDDANAAGLRCNDEVEIR encoded by the coding sequence ATGTCCAATGCAGCCCTTGTGGAGTTGATAACCCGAGAAGTCCTGGCCGAACTTGAAGCCCGCCGGGGCAGAAACCTTGCCCGTACTGCCCCCGCCTCAATGGCTAAACGCGTTCCCGTTGCCGTATCCGCCCGCCACGTCCACCTGGCCCAGAGGGAAATTGATATTCTTTTCGGCCCCGGTTACCAGCTTACTAAGAGGAACGACCTTTATCAGCCGGGGGAATTTGCGGCCAACGAAGTGGTAACCTTGGTTGGGCCGAAGCTGCGCCCCTTGACCAACGTCAGGGTTCTGGGGCCGGTGCGCGACCGTACTCAGGTGGAGATCTCCCGTACCGATGCCATTTACCTGGGTATTGCGGCACCGGTGCGTCGTTCGGGAGACCTGGCCGGTTCCGCTCCCATTACCCTGGTGGGACCCAAGGGGTCGGTTACCCTCCCGGAAGGGGCCATTATCGCCAACCGCCACATCCACATGAGCCCCGTAGATGCCGCAAGGTGGGGACTGAAGGACAACGACGAAGTAACGGTACGCACCGTTGATGCAGAACGGCCTACCATCTTCGGGGGCGTCCAGGTGCGGGTTAGCCCTAAGTTCAGACTGGTAATGCACATCGACACCGACGATGCCAATGCCGCCGGGCTCCGGTGTAACGACGAAGTGGAAATAAGGTGA
- a CDS encoding rhamnulokinase yields the protein MGYLAFDLGAESGRAIVGTLQDGRLTLEEIYRFPNEPVRVPDGLHWDVLRLFHEMKEGLRRAAARYGRNLKGMAVDTWGVDFALLGERDILLSNPYHYRDRRTEGVMEEAFKLVPKEEIFSQTGIQFLPFNSLYQLLAWRQQQPALLKQTRTMLMIPDLFNYFFTGVKAGEFTNATTTQMYNPRTGTWAVDLLTRFDLPVHMLPDVKPAGTVLGPVLPGVARETGAGEITVILPGSHDTASAVAAVPATGPDYMYISCGTWSLVGTEVREPVINDQTLKLNFTNEGGVGGTFRLLKNVTGLWMVQECRRTWARMGENFSYGELAAMAREAQPIPAVVDPDHPAFLNPENMPEAIQAYCRETGQPVPETKGEIVRCALESLALKYRWVLERLEGILGKRLAVVHMVGGGTQNELLCRFTAGATGRPVVAGPVEATAVGNLLVQAMAMGEISNLDEGREIVRRSFALKTYEPEDQGEWDEKYAKFVGLVS from the coding sequence ATGGGTTATCTTGCCTTTGACCTGGGGGCCGAAAGCGGAAGGGCCATAGTGGGCACTCTGCAGGACGGCCGCCTCACGTTGGAAGAAATTTATCGTTTTCCCAATGAACCTGTACGGGTGCCGGACGGCCTTCACTGGGATGTCTTACGCCTCTTTCATGAAATGAAGGAAGGCCTGCGCCGGGCGGCAGCCCGTTACGGAAGGAACTTAAAAGGCATGGCCGTCGACACTTGGGGAGTAGACTTCGCCCTCCTGGGAGAAAGGGATATCCTCTTGAGCAATCCCTACCACTACCGTGACCGCCGTACGGAAGGGGTAATGGAGGAGGCCTTTAAGCTTGTCCCCAAGGAAGAGATTTTCTCCCAGACGGGAATCCAGTTTTTGCCCTTCAACTCCCTTTATCAACTCCTGGCCTGGCGGCAGCAACAGCCTGCCCTGTTAAAACAGACCCGCACCATGTTGATGATCCCGGACCTTTTTAACTACTTTTTCACAGGGGTAAAAGCCGGGGAATTCACCAACGCCACCACTACCCAGATGTACAACCCCCGTACCGGCACCTGGGCTGTCGATTTGCTTACCAGGTTCGATTTGCCGGTGCATATGCTTCCGGACGTCAAGCCTGCGGGCACGGTCCTCGGACCCGTACTGCCGGGAGTGGCCAGGGAAACGGGGGCGGGGGAGATAACCGTTATTCTTCCCGGAAGTCACGATACCGCCAGCGCCGTAGCCGCCGTACCGGCAACAGGGCCGGACTACATGTACATCAGCTGCGGTACCTGGTCGCTGGTAGGGACGGAGGTAAGGGAACCGGTAATTAATGACCAGACCCTCAAACTTAACTTCACCAACGAGGGTGGCGTTGGGGGTACCTTCAGACTCCTGAAAAACGTAACCGGATTATGGATGGTGCAGGAATGCCGCCGTACCTGGGCCCGCATGGGGGAAAATTTCAGTTACGGGGAACTCGCGGCCATGGCCCGGGAGGCGCAACCCATTCCGGCCGTGGTGGATCCGGACCATCCTGCCTTCCTTAATCCGGAAAATATGCCGGAGGCCATTCAGGCTTACTGTCGGGAAACGGGCCAGCCGGTACCGGAAACCAAAGGAGAGATTGTTAGATGCGCCCTGGAGAGCCTGGCCCTGAAGTACCGCTGGGTACTGGAAAGGCTGGAGGGCATCCTGGGGAAGAGACTGGCGGTCGTTCACATGGTGGGCGGCGGTACACAAAACGAGCTCCTCTGCCGGTTTACCGCCGGCGCCACGGGACGGCCGGTGGTGGCCGGCCCGGTGGAGGCTACCGCCGTCGGTAACCTCCTGGTCCAGGCCATGGCCATGGGGGAAATCAGCAACCTGGATGAAGGCCGGGAAATCGTGCGCCGTTCCTTTGCCCTGAAGACCTATGAACCCGAAGACCAAGGGGAATGGGACGAAAAATACGCGAAATTTGTTGGGCTGGTGAGCTAA
- a CDS encoding acetate/propionate family kinase — MQVLAINCGGSSVKYKLFSMPEERVLVQGRVEGVGGPETILHHLDRTAGEDELHKPLPRGDYGQALEEILKLLRPYPIEAVGHRVVHGGASLRRPARIDDEVLATLKACCHLAPLHNPANIAGIEAVARLLPEVPQVAVCDNTFHLTLPPRAYLYGLPYEFYERYGIRRYGFHGITFSFMVQRAASLLGRDLKELKIVSLMLGSGTTANACLGGESVDVSTGFTPTEGLLQSTRCGDVDPGVLVYLLRQEGLGPEALEEVINKRSGWLGISGVSNDYRAVEEAARRGHERARIALDVLAYRAKKYIGAYAAAMGGIDVLIFSGGVGERSSSLRREICRGLEFLGIELDAERNEKGSGDRLISSPESRVKVLVVHTDEEVMIARETVKVLTGKDAGGARQGG, encoded by the coding sequence ATGCAAGTACTGGCCATAAACTGCGGTGGGTCTTCGGTAAAATACAAACTCTTTTCCATGCCGGAAGAGAGGGTGCTGGTTCAGGGCAGGGTTGAAGGAGTGGGGGGGCCGGAGACTATCCTTCATCACCTCGACCGCACGGCGGGGGAGGATGAACTGCATAAACCCTTACCTCGGGGCGATTATGGCCAAGCCCTGGAGGAAATCCTCAAGTTGCTGCGGCCTTACCCCATAGAGGCCGTAGGGCACCGGGTGGTTCACGGCGGCGCGAGCCTCCGGAGGCCGGCCCGGATTGATGATGAGGTTCTGGCAACTTTAAAAGCCTGCTGCCACCTCGCGCCGTTGCATAACCCGGCCAATATTGCCGGCATCGAGGCCGTAGCCAGGCTTCTCCCGGAAGTACCCCAGGTGGCCGTGTGCGACAATACCTTTCACCTTACTTTGCCTCCCCGGGCATACCTTTACGGGTTGCCCTATGAATTTTACGAGCGCTATGGGATTCGCCGTTACGGCTTTCACGGTATAACCTTCTCCTTCATGGTCCAGCGCGCCGCTTCTCTGCTGGGAAGGGATCTCAAAGAATTAAAAATCGTTTCCCTTATGCTCGGCAGCGGGACGACGGCCAACGCCTGCCTTGGCGGCGAATCCGTGGACGTCTCCACGGGCTTTACGCCGACGGAAGGGCTACTCCAGTCAACCCGCTGCGGCGATGTGGACCCCGGAGTCCTCGTTTATCTCCTGCGCCAGGAAGGCCTCGGACCCGAGGCCCTGGAGGAGGTAATCAATAAAAGGAGCGGCTGGCTGGGGATATCGGGCGTCAGCAATGATTACCGGGCGGTGGAGGAAGCCGCCCGCCGGGGGCACGAAAGGGCCCGGATAGCCCTCGACGTTTTGGCCTACCGGGCTAAGAAATATATCGGCGCCTATGCGGCAGCCATGGGCGGTATTGATGTCCTGATCTTTTCCGGTGGTGTGGGGGAGAGGAGCAGTAGCCTGCGCCGGGAGATATGCAGGGGGCTGGAATTTCTGGGTATTGAGCTGGATGCCGAACGGAATGAAAAGGGGAGCGGTGACCGCCTAATCTCCAGCCCGGAGTCCCGGGTGAAGGTCTTAGTGGTGCATACCGACGAAGAGGTGATGATCGCCCGGGAAACGGTAAAGGTCTTGACCGGGAAGGACGCCGGCGGAGCCCGGCAAGGGGGATAA
- a CDS encoding aldehyde dehydrogenase, with the protein MVDERTIATIVAEVLKNLQQGTYSEPPEAAGAAAGGPPAPAGGRSPTIRSSGDQGVYSDLNAAIRAAKEAQGELVRLGLEARGKIVEAIRRAAIDNVATIAQLAHEETGYGRVEDKIRKKLYAARLTPGIEDLKTEAISGDNGLILIERAPFGLIASIEPATHPGSCVINHAISMVAAGNSIIFLPHPKGLRTTQYLVRLFNTAIQEASGPKDLLVVGDSVSLENLDLVLSHPDVDLVVATGGPEVVGRALRSGKKAIAAGPGNPPVVVDETVDDLDYAARCIVEGAAFDNTVLCIAEKVIIAVEAIADKLLLHLQKHGAYLVEEEEQKEKLLRTILPDGRHFHPDLIGRDATVILKRAGISAPESTRIAVMECPPEHPLVQEEQLLPVLPLVRVPDFDAALELAAQVEHGFKHTAIIHSRDVGRITAYARRLRTDIVVVNASSAAGLNIGGEGHFSHTIASPTGEGICTPRTYTREQRTVIAGALRTVD; encoded by the coding sequence ATGGTCGACGAAAGAACCATAGCCACCATTGTAGCCGAAGTCTTAAAAAACCTCCAGCAAGGGACCTACAGTGAACCGCCCGAAGCTGCGGGAGCGGCAGCGGGCGGTCCGCCGGCGCCGGCAGGAGGCCGGTCTCCAACCATTCGCTCTTCCGGGGATCAGGGCGTATACAGCGATCTCAATGCAGCCATCCGCGCGGCCAAGGAGGCCCAGGGAGAACTGGTCAGGTTGGGCCTGGAGGCCAGGGGGAAAATTGTGGAGGCCATCCGCCGGGCGGCCATTGACAACGTGGCAACCATAGCCCAGCTGGCCCATGAAGAAACCGGATACGGCCGCGTAGAAGACAAAATCCGGAAGAAGCTTTACGCAGCGCGGCTGACCCCTGGCATTGAAGACTTAAAGACTGAAGCCATCAGCGGTGACAACGGCCTTATCCTTATTGAAAGGGCGCCCTTTGGTCTCATCGCCTCCATCGAACCGGCCACCCACCCCGGCTCCTGCGTCATCAACCACGCCATAAGCATGGTCGCCGCCGGGAACAGCATAATCTTTCTCCCCCATCCCAAGGGCTTAAGGACCACCCAGTACCTGGTGCGCCTCTTCAATACGGCCATCCAGGAAGCCAGCGGGCCTAAGGATTTATTAGTGGTTGGCGACAGCGTAAGCCTGGAGAACCTGGATCTTGTCTTGAGCCACCCCGACGTGGACTTGGTCGTGGCCACCGGCGGTCCGGAGGTAGTCGGTCGTGCCTTACGGAGCGGCAAGAAGGCCATTGCCGCGGGCCCCGGCAATCCGCCGGTGGTAGTGGACGAAACCGTCGACGACCTGGACTACGCCGCCAGATGCATCGTCGAAGGCGCGGCCTTTGATAACACGGTTCTCTGCATAGCGGAGAAAGTGATCATCGCCGTCGAAGCAATAGCCGATAAACTGCTCCTCCACCTGCAGAAGCACGGCGCCTATCTCGTGGAGGAGGAAGAGCAGAAAGAAAAACTTTTACGTACCATCCTGCCTGACGGCAGGCACTTTCACCCCGATCTCATCGGTCGGGACGCCACGGTTATTTTAAAGCGAGCCGGTATCAGCGCCCCGGAAAGCACCCGGATTGCCGTAATGGAATGCCCACCGGAGCACCCCCTGGTGCAGGAGGAACAGCTGTTGCCCGTCCTGCCCCTGGTGCGGGTTCCGGACTTTGATGCCGCCCTGGAACTGGCGGCCCAGGTCGAGCACGGCTTTAAGCATACGGCCATTATCCACAGCCGGGATGTCGGCCGGATCACCGCCTACGCCCGGAGGCTTCGTACCGACATCGTGGTGGTCAATGCGTCCTCGGCGGCCGGGTTAAACATCGGCGGTGAAGGGCATTTCAGCCACACCATTGCCAGCCCCACCGGGGAAGGGATATGTACGCCCCGTACCTACACCCGGGAACAGAGGACAGTCATTGCCGGGGCGCTGCGGACGGTAGACTAA
- a CDS encoding BMC domain-containing protein, which translates to MGGGALGLIETKGLVAAIGAADAMLKAAGVELIGMEKIGSGLVTVMISGDVGAVKAATEAGAAAAGKLGEIVAVHVIPRPHNDLQKILPA; encoded by the coding sequence GTGGGGGGCGGAGCTTTAGGGCTCATCGAGACTAAGGGTTTGGTTGCGGCTATAGGGGCGGCGGATGCCATGCTGAAGGCCGCTGGTGTGGAGTTGATAGGCATGGAAAAGATAGGGTCCGGCCTCGTCACCGTGATGATCAGCGGTGACGTGGGCGCCGTTAAGGCCGCCACGGAGGCCGGGGCCGCCGCTGCCGGTAAACTCGGCGAGATAGTAGCCGTGCACGTGATCCCGCGTCCCCATAACGACCTGCAAAAGATTTTACCGGCTTAA
- a CDS encoding 4Fe-4S dicluster domain-containing protein has protein sequence MKAALKEARGTDLDFVINRIAAAGVVGAGGGGFPTAFKLKTGRPIRTVIINGAECEPLLRVDQALMTRYPAELLAALATIVEASSAEWGVVALKEKYREAHIALEEEIKNYPRLKLHILPDVYPMGDEHLLTYSVTGQTIPPGGLPLQAGAVVINVETLYNIHEALKGIPVTHKYVTVTGAVRRPATVKVPVGTPVENLLELAGGPSADRYLIMDGGPCMGKVTSPSAPVSKTTKGIIVLPLDHPLAAVYQRDLNRDLKFALSVCCQCRQCTDFCPRHLLGHPLEPHRIIRAVTYGLADVTLPQALLCSECGLCDLYACPFNLSPRQVNRRIKAELRQKGFRPTGWGGSGPLPWREGRQVPTRRLIERLGLQEYSARPATLREGEVTVTRVRLALKQGAGAAARPLVGVGDRVQRGDLVARTDGGTLGADLHASIGGIVRAVEGEIVIEGGGD, from the coding sequence GTGAAGGCCGCCTTGAAGGAAGCAAGGGGTACTGACTTGGACTTTGTTATCAACCGAATAGCCGCCGCAGGGGTTGTCGGCGCTGGCGGAGGCGGTTTCCCTACGGCCTTTAAATTGAAGACCGGAAGACCCATCCGGACCGTGATAATCAACGGGGCCGAGTGCGAACCCCTGCTCAGGGTGGACCAGGCGCTCATGACCCGATATCCGGCGGAACTCCTGGCCGCGTTGGCAACCATTGTCGAGGCTAGCAGCGCCGAATGGGGTGTTGTAGCCCTTAAAGAGAAATACCGGGAAGCCCACATCGCCCTGGAGGAAGAGATAAAGAATTACCCGCGGTTAAAGCTCCATATCCTTCCGGATGTCTACCCCATGGGTGACGAACATTTACTGACCTATAGCGTCACCGGCCAAACCATCCCGCCGGGAGGGTTGCCGTTACAGGCGGGAGCAGTAGTTATAAACGTCGAAACCCTGTACAACATACACGAGGCCCTGAAGGGAATACCCGTAACCCACAAGTACGTTACCGTCACCGGCGCCGTTCGCCGGCCCGCCACCGTGAAAGTACCGGTGGGCACACCTGTAGAGAATCTCCTGGAGCTGGCCGGCGGCCCTTCCGCCGACCGGTATCTAATTATGGACGGCGGGCCGTGTATGGGTAAGGTCACGAGCCCGAGCGCGCCGGTGTCCAAAACCACCAAAGGCATTATTGTACTTCCCCTAGATCACCCCCTGGCCGCAGTCTACCAGAGGGATCTCAATCGCGACTTAAAGTTCGCCCTCAGTGTATGCTGCCAGTGCCGCCAGTGTACGGACTTCTGCCCGCGCCACCTTCTGGGGCACCCCTTAGAACCCCACCGGATCATACGCGCCGTTACCTATGGCCTGGCCGATGTAACGCTGCCCCAGGCCCTGCTTTGTAGTGAATGCGGCCTCTGTGACCTCTATGCGTGCCCCTTTAACCTTTCCCCGCGGCAGGTGAACAGGAGAATCAAGGCTGAATTGCGGCAGAAGGGCTTCCGGCCTACCGGGTGGGGCGGGTCGGGGCCCTTGCCTTGGCGGGAAGGGCGGCAGGTACCCACCAGGCGCCTTATCGAGCGCTTGGGGTTACAGGAATACTCCGCCCGCCCGGCTACCCTCCGGGAAGGTGAAGTTACGGTTACCCGCGTGCGCCTGGCGCTAAAACAGGGAGCCGGCGCCGCCGCCCGTCCCCTGGTCGGGGTGGGAGACAGAGTGCAAAGGGGCGATCTCGTAGCCCGCACCGACGGTGGCACCCTGGGGGCCGACTTACACGCCAGCATAGGAGGCATAGTCAGGGCAGTAGAGGGTGAAATCGTGATTGAGGGAGGTGGTGACTGA
- a CDS encoding ribulokinase — translation MSRNAEHDHSLVMGLDFGTDSVRALVVDAATGEELAGEVAYYRRWSAGMYCDPAENRFRQHPLDYIEGMEAAVRGALAKLPPGAAARVVGIGVDTTGSTPAPVDVHGRPLALLPEFSENPNAMFILWKDHTAVEEAGEINHAARHWGGTDFTKYVGGVYSSEWFWAKILHVLRHDEDVRSAAFSWVEQCDWIPALLTGTEDPRRIKRSRCAAGHKAMWHEDWGGLPPEEFLVHIDPLLQGLPGRLYTATYTADKPAGRLTPAWAERLGLPPGIPVAVGAVDAHVGAVGGGITPGVLVKIMGTSTCDIMVVPKEKIGTKLISGICGQVDGSVIPGLIGLEAGQSAYGDVYAWFKELLSWPLKALLPESSLVNRETGEKLRRELEDDLLRRLSEEAAWIPAGSTGLLALDWLNGRRTPYADQTLKGAVVGLTLGSTAPKVFRALVEATAFGSKAINEHLMKEGLEIREVIALGGIARKNDFVMQVLADVLDMPIKVAAADQACALGAAMFGAVAAGLYPKVEEAQKKMGRGFSQAYTPDPEKAATYQNLYKDYLNLGKMLEAAWSSAGEATPLR, via the coding sequence ATGAGCCGTAATGCCGAGCATGATCACAGCTTGGTGATGGGTCTTGACTTCGGTACCGATTCGGTGCGGGCGCTGGTAGTCGATGCCGCCACGGGAGAGGAACTGGCCGGTGAAGTGGCCTATTACCGGCGGTGGTCCGCAGGGATGTACTGTGATCCGGCGGAGAACCGGTTCCGCCAGCACCCCCTTGACTATATTGAAGGTATGGAGGCCGCGGTCAGGGGGGCGCTGGCCAAACTTCCGCCCGGGGCGGCTGCAAGGGTGGTGGGTATCGGCGTGGACACTACCGGTTCCACCCCGGCTCCCGTCGACGTCCACGGGAGGCCCCTGGCCCTATTGCCTGAATTTAGCGAGAATCCCAATGCCATGTTCATCCTGTGGAAGGACCACACCGCCGTGGAGGAAGCCGGAGAGATCAACCATGCGGCCCGCCACTGGGGCGGTACGGATTTCACCAAGTATGTAGGAGGCGTCTATTCCTCGGAATGGTTCTGGGCCAAGATCCTCCACGTGTTGCGTCACGATGAGGATGTGCGGTCGGCGGCCTTTTCCTGGGTGGAACAGTGCGACTGGATCCCGGCCCTCTTGACCGGCACCGAAGATCCCAGGAGGATAAAGAGGAGCCGCTGCGCGGCCGGTCATAAGGCCATGTGGCACGAGGATTGGGGAGGGCTACCCCCCGAAGAATTCCTGGTCCATATCGACCCCCTCCTCCAGGGCCTCCCAGGCCGCCTCTACACGGCCACGTATACGGCGGATAAGCCGGCCGGAAGGCTAACTCCAGCCTGGGCGGAGCGCTTGGGCCTGCCCCCAGGCATTCCGGTAGCCGTCGGGGCCGTGGATGCCCATGTAGGCGCCGTAGGCGGCGGAATTACCCCCGGTGTCCTGGTGAAAATAATGGGCACCTCAACCTGCGATATAATGGTGGTCCCCAAGGAAAAGATAGGCACTAAATTAATCAGCGGCATCTGCGGCCAGGTAGACGGTTCGGTAATCCCGGGCCTTATCGGTCTTGAGGCGGGCCAGTCAGCTTACGGCGACGTCTATGCCTGGTTCAAGGAACTCCTTTCCTGGCCTCTAAAGGCCCTGCTGCCGGAAAGTTCCCTGGTGAACAGGGAAACGGGAGAAAAGCTGCGCAGGGAGCTCGAAGATGACCTCCTCCGGCGCCTTTCCGAAGAAGCGGCCTGGATTCCTGCCGGGTCCACGGGACTGCTGGCCCTGGACTGGCTCAACGGGCGCCGGACACCCTACGCGGATCAAACCCTCAAGGGGGCCGTTGTAGGCCTGACCCTGGGGAGCACCGCCCCCAAGGTCTTCCGGGCCCTGGTGGAGGCCACGGCCTTCGGCTCCAAGGCCATCAACGAGCATCTTATGAAAGAAGGACTGGAAATTAGAGAGGTCATCGCCCTGGGCGGCATCGCCAGGAAAAACGACTTTGTCATGCAGGTTCTGGCGGATGTCCTGGACATGCCCATCAAGGTAGCGGCCGCGGATCAGGCCTGTGCCCTGGGGGCCGCCATGTTCGGCGCCGTGGCCGCCGGGCTATATCCGAAGGTTGAGGAGGCCCAGAAAAAGATGGGTCGCGGCTTTAGCCAGGCATATACCCCCGACCCGGAAAAGGCCGCCACGTATCAAAACCTGTACAAGGATTATCTGAATTTGGGCAAGATGCTGGAGGCAGCCTGGTCCTCGGCCGGGGAGGCAACACCCCTGCGGTGA